The following coding sequences lie in one Lysobacter capsici genomic window:
- a CDS encoding carboxypeptidase regulatory-like domain-containing protein, whose translation MNWPVNLPILIAVVLALAVLIAMASLILRQRRSDRPTRSRRWRLALLLAAQPILAVLLYLSLLPPPLRTQAGTMVVATAGAAQSGIAAAGDVQIGLSEAPPSPERERAPDLATALRRHPGTQRLQVIGAGLEARDRDAARGLAIEFQPPVLPRGLIGVWAPSRVGIGATFAVHGQVQGLPGGTVELLDPGRQRVDRVAPDRDGSFALSAVARGAGLTGFTVRLRDARQSVIEDIEVPVSVLPDAQPKVLLLAGAPGPELKYLRRWAADAGLKLHTQISVGAGMQLGDAPVALNAATLAGFDLVVLDERAWDALGAPQREALTAAMRGGLGVMLRIAGPLSPRTRTQLREFGFELGVGADSVAMRLPAPSIDEDAIRARLGPGSEQAPRPRDQPVAAAPALTRRNLSLAGPNVQSLLRDADGNAFAAWRANGQGRIGLWSLGDSFVLALAGRDDLHAQLWSQAFATLARAKPRDVLRIEGVARQGERMVLCGLADGAQVSDPRNTSLSLLIDPMRGAERCAAFWPAAAGWHALKQGERAMAFFVRGRDDAPGLRANELREATLALVSSRSRGDDADADALERDRWENFFASDLPRGAAWPWFLAWLICAAGLWWLERSRFGRFGAGGDVAQG comes from the coding sequence ATGAACTGGCCCGTCAACCTGCCGATCCTGATTGCCGTCGTGCTCGCTCTGGCGGTGTTGATCGCGATGGCGAGCCTGATTCTGCGCCAGCGCCGCAGCGATCGCCCGACGCGTTCGCGCCGCTGGCGGCTGGCGCTGTTGCTCGCGGCGCAGCCGATCCTCGCGGTCTTGTTGTATCTGAGCTTGCTGCCGCCGCCGTTGCGCACCCAAGCCGGCACGATGGTGGTCGCGACCGCGGGCGCGGCGCAAAGCGGTATTGCGGCGGCGGGCGACGTGCAGATCGGCCTGTCCGAAGCGCCGCCTTCGCCCGAGCGTGAGCGGGCGCCGGATCTGGCCACGGCCTTGCGCCGTCATCCCGGCACGCAACGCTTGCAGGTGATCGGCGCGGGACTGGAAGCGCGCGATCGCGACGCCGCTCGCGGGCTGGCGATCGAATTCCAGCCGCCGGTGTTGCCGCGCGGATTGATCGGCGTGTGGGCGCCGTCGCGGGTCGGGATCGGCGCGACCTTCGCGGTGCATGGGCAGGTGCAAGGCCTGCCGGGTGGCACGGTCGAGTTGCTCGATCCGGGCCGGCAACGCGTGGATCGGGTCGCGCCCGATCGCGATGGAAGCTTCGCGCTCAGCGCGGTCGCACGCGGCGCCGGGCTGACCGGTTTCACTGTGCGGCTGCGCGATGCGCGCCAGAGCGTGATCGAAGACATCGAAGTGCCGGTTTCGGTATTGCCCGATGCGCAGCCCAAGGTACTGCTGCTGGCCGGCGCGCCCGGACCCGAACTCAAGTACCTGCGGCGCTGGGCCGCGGATGCGGGGCTGAAGCTGCATACCCAGATCAGCGTCGGTGCCGGCATGCAGCTCGGCGATGCGCCGGTTGCGTTGAATGCCGCCACTCTGGCCGGGTTCGATCTGGTCGTGCTAGACGAACGCGCCTGGGATGCGCTCGGCGCGCCGCAGCGCGAGGCATTGACCGCGGCAATGCGCGGCGGTCTGGGCGTGATGCTGCGTATCGCCGGCCCTTTGTCGCCGCGCACGCGCACGCAATTGCGCGAATTCGGATTCGAACTGGGCGTGGGCGCGGACTCGGTCGCGATGCGCCTGCCGGCGCCGTCGATCGACGAAGACGCGATCCGCGCGCGACTGGGACCGGGCAGCGAACAGGCGCCGCGTCCGCGCGATCAACCGGTCGCCGCGGCGCCGGCCCTGACCCGGCGCAATCTGTCGCTGGCCGGGCCCAACGTGCAAAGCCTGCTGCGCGACGCCGACGGCAATGCCTTCGCCGCCTGGCGCGCGAACGGGCAGGGCCGCATCGGCCTGTGGAGCCTGGGCGACAGTTTCGTGCTGGCCCTGGCCGGACGCGACGATCTGCATGCGCAGTTGTGGAGTCAGGCGTTCGCGACCCTGGCGCGGGCCAAGCCGCGCGATGTATTGCGAATCGAAGGCGTGGCGCGGCAGGGCGAGCGGATGGTGCTGTGCGGGCTCGCCGACGGCGCGCAGGTGTCCGATCCACGCAACACATCGCTGAGTTTGCTGATCGACCCGATGCGTGGCGCCGAGCGTTGCGCCGCGTTCTGGCCCGCGGCGGCCGGGTGGCATGCCTTGAAACAGGGCGAGCGTGCGATGGCATTCTTCGTTCGCGGTCGCGACGACGCGCCCGGATTGCGCGCGAACGAGTTGCGCGAGGCGACGTTGGCGCTGGTGTCTTCGCGCTCGCGCGGTGACGATGCCGACGCTGATGCGCTTGAGCGCGACCGCTGGGAAAATTTCTTCGCGAGCGATTTGCCGCGCGGTGCCGCGTGGCCGTGGTTCCTGGCCTGGCTGATTTGTGCCGCGGGACTGTGGTGGCTGGAGCGCTCGCGGTTTGGACGTTTTGGCGCGGGTGGGGATGTCGCGCAGGGTTGA